A portion of the Paenibacillus marchantiae genome contains these proteins:
- a CDS encoding WG repeat-containing protein, translating into MSMSEPLLTQIVNQHIPADATVVTIDKPVKHPAIYASDLTGDGMPEIAAVYEQGGELMLLVLKFYQGHWIKMSLTKGLGYGVTLLTAASVTSTARNNLIVGWQIGAIWSKLAVYDWTESGLTDQAPEDLYYSHAEIIDMPGHHGRDGKVEIALWIHDTGEAYRVEIIRWQNGKWVPATDVYPYYFPKVVQYYEQLAEQHPDYIFYWYYLADAQYKAGLFPAALVSVQKALSFSDPYPSREVLLDLEKKIRQAMGTEGPRETTWLFPISVRTTTGTRWGYMDAQGRIRLEPILDDAQDFQRNGLAVVVKDGKTGIINLNGQFVVQPVYDSINSFTEGRAIVIDSQGFKMIDEQGAVLTKRAYPFIADVKDGRALFYLSDSSQAGGEVSRYGYLDTSGNEVIRAQFASANDFQDGKAVVQIKDNEYALINRNGQRLATYPYAYVGPLGDGLLPFQKEASGKYGYIDESGHVRIQPSFTSAFPFSGGYAIVNTAEDYNSIYGVINTQGTFTIQPAYNDIRDLGEHRLALGQAIDPKQSFIGSVYAIADVNGRKLSDFVYTDVSNYKGGLASATNGTQTFFLDLNGRPASGYPRVEGSGTLELVAPDLIKAYVDQRVSYVNRTGQIIWRQNTIVPLHPPYRVREEKYKPNPDYLVYYPQVEGLTDQAVQLAVNAKLKALSQVKPIPADQKLDYTYTGGFDITFYQQQLLQLKLTGYNYPAGAAHGMPTMIYAIINLSSGQMYELKDLFKPNSDYVKVLSKIVGDQIKNDPQYSYVFPDTYEGISPDQPFFVTADALHLYFSPYEIAPYVAGFPTFTIPFTQIKDIINTEGSFWKAFHEQP; encoded by the coding sequence ATGTCCATGAGTGAACCTCTGTTAACGCAAATTGTCAATCAACATATCCCGGCTGACGCGACTGTCGTCACCATTGATAAACCGGTCAAACATCCGGCCATTTACGCTTCAGATTTAACCGGAGACGGAATGCCGGAAATTGCTGCTGTATATGAGCAGGGCGGAGAATTAATGCTGCTAGTTCTGAAATTTTACCAGGGTCATTGGATCAAGATGTCTTTGACGAAAGGTTTGGGTTATGGTGTTACCTTGCTGACAGCGGCATCGGTGACATCCACGGCGCGGAACAATCTCATTGTCGGCTGGCAGATCGGTGCGATCTGGTCGAAGCTTGCTGTATACGATTGGACGGAATCAGGACTGACAGATCAGGCGCCAGAAGATTTGTATTACAGCCATGCGGAAATCATTGATATGCCGGGTCACCACGGCAGAGATGGCAAAGTAGAAATTGCACTCTGGATTCATGATACAGGTGAAGCTTATCGGGTCGAGATCATCCGCTGGCAGAATGGTAAATGGGTTCCCGCAACAGATGTATATCCGTATTACTTCCCTAAGGTCGTACAGTATTACGAACAATTGGCAGAACAACATCCAGATTATATTTTCTATTGGTATTATCTTGCGGACGCTCAGTATAAAGCCGGATTATTTCCTGCTGCACTCGTTTCGGTCCAAAAAGCGCTAAGTTTCAGTGACCCCTACCCTTCACGGGAAGTTCTGCTTGATCTGGAAAAGAAGATTAGGCAAGCCATGGGCACAGAGGGACCGCGTGAAACGACGTGGTTATTTCCGATATCGGTTAGAACAACAACTGGAACCCGGTGGGGTTATATGGACGCCCAAGGTCGTATTCGTCTTGAACCGATACTTGACGATGCCCAAGACTTTCAACGAAATGGCCTGGCTGTCGTCGTAAAAGACGGGAAGACTGGCATCATCAATCTTAACGGTCAATTTGTCGTTCAACCTGTATACGATTCCATTAATTCTTTCACAGAAGGTCGGGCCATAGTCATTGATTCCCAAGGGTTCAAGATGATTGATGAACAAGGCGCAGTATTGACCAAACGGGCATATCCGTTTATTGCCGATGTGAAGGACGGCCGAGCGCTATTTTACCTTTCAGACAGCAGTCAGGCAGGAGGGGAAGTCAGTCGTTACGGTTATTTGGATACCTCTGGAAATGAGGTCATTCGGGCGCAGTTCGCTTCAGCGAACGATTTTCAGGATGGCAAGGCCGTTGTACAGATCAAAGATAATGAATATGCGTTAATTAATCGAAATGGTCAGCGGCTGGCGACGTATCCATATGCCTATGTAGGACCTCTGGGTGACGGATTACTTCCTTTTCAGAAAGAAGCATCGGGTAAATACGGTTATATCGACGAAAGTGGTCATGTCCGAATTCAGCCGAGCTTTACCTCGGCATTTCCGTTCAGTGGTGGGTACGCTATTGTGAATACAGCGGAGGATTACAACTCCATCTATGGCGTTATTAATACTCAGGGCACATTTACCATCCAACCCGCCTACAATGACATTCGAGATCTGGGAGAACATCGGCTGGCCTTGGGGCAAGCGATTGATCCCAAACAGTCTTTTATCGGATCGGTCTATGCAATTGCAGATGTCAATGGTAGGAAACTTTCGGATTTTGTATATACGGATGTATCGAATTACAAGGGAGGGCTGGCTTCAGCCACAAATGGAACACAAACGTTCTTTCTGGATCTAAATGGCCGACCTGCATCAGGATACCCCCGTGTTGAAGGCTCGGGCACACTCGAATTGGTAGCTCCCGATCTGATCAAGGCATATGTGGACCAGCGTGTATCCTATGTAAACCGAACCGGGCAGATCATCTGGCGCCAAAATACAATCGTTCCTCTTCACCCGCCTTATCGTGTACGGGAAGAGAAATATAAGCCAAACCCCGATTACCTCGTGTATTATCCGCAGGTGGAAGGGTTAACCGATCAAGCCGTTCAGCTTGCAGTAAACGCCAAGTTAAAGGCACTTTCCCAAGTGAAGCCAATCCCCGCGGATCAGAAGCTGGATTACACGTATACAGGGGGTTTTGATATTACGTTCTACCAACAGCAATTGCTTCAACTCAAACTTACGGGTTATAACTACCCGGCTGGTGCAGCACACGGCATGCCAACGATGATCTATGCGATCATTAATCTGAGCAGTGGTCAGATGTATGAACTCAAGGATTTGTTTAAACCGAACAGTGATTATGTGAAGGTACTTAGCAAAATCGTAGGAGATCAGATCAAGAATGATCCGCAGTACTCTTATGTTTTTCCGGACACGTATGAGGGAATCAGCCCGGATCAGCCTTTTTTTGTCACAGCGGATGCACTGCATCTATATTTTAGCCCTTATGAAATCGCTCCTTATGTCGCGGGATTTCCGACATTTACAATTCCTTTTACGCAGATCAAGGATATCATTAATACAGAGGGTTCATTCTGGAAAGCTTTTCACGAGCAGCCGTAA
- a CDS encoding ABC transporter ATP-binding protein, translating into MNTTSEVSGLMEVTKERKGLLITASIFSILSSLLQIVPFIGVYKIVEELLIHAREPSGLDRDLLMYWGLVSFGALIAGLIALYIGGMCSHIAAFNILYQLRVKLADHVAKVPMGYHTRTATGELKKIIEVSVEKIEKFIAHQLPDLVSAIVIPLVLLCYLFWLDYRMALVLLVPMIIGFWLQSSIFRNERGRQAYRDFQHAIEEMNSTGVEYVRGMPAVKVFGITADSFLTFKQAVTRYRDISLRITDLCKTSYGMFFIIIISLVTFIVPIGILLSSGNAGNQSFAITFILFLIITPSLSAPLLKLMYLGSGMREIVEGQNRIKAVFAESVVQEPLSPQVPDTYEVAFRQVSFAYEQKDSEAFKPVLQEVDFVAKAGEMTALVGPSGGGKSTIANLLLRFWDVQQGEITIGGVPIQEMGTEKLMETVSFVFQDVHLFYDTIEENIRMGNTAASRDDVIAAARTACCHEFIENLDEGYDTKIGEGGTYLSGGEAQRIAIARALLKDAPILVLDEATAYADAENEHKIQQGLAQLVQGKTVLIIAHRLTTIRAAEQILVIRQGTIVERGTHDQLREADGLYEKMWQAHIHAASWKLGGAKQ; encoded by the coding sequence ATGAACACCACATCTGAAGTATCCGGTTTAATGGAAGTAACCAAAGAGCGTAAAGGTTTGCTGATTACAGCAAGTATCTTCTCGATTTTATCGAGTCTGCTGCAAATAGTTCCATTTATCGGAGTGTATAAAATCGTCGAAGAACTGTTAATCCATGCTCGGGAGCCATCTGGCCTGGACAGGGATTTGCTGATGTATTGGGGATTAGTCTCTTTTGGAGCGCTGATCGCCGGACTTATTGCGCTTTATATTGGAGGCATGTGCTCGCATATCGCTGCGTTCAACATCCTGTACCAGCTCAGAGTAAAGCTTGCCGACCATGTGGCAAAAGTGCCGATGGGGTATCACACTCGAACTGCGACAGGTGAGCTGAAAAAAATCATTGAAGTTAGCGTTGAGAAAATAGAGAAGTTTATCGCGCATCAGCTTCCCGATCTCGTAAGTGCGATTGTCATTCCACTGGTGCTGCTTTGCTATTTGTTCTGGCTAGATTACCGTATGGCACTGGTCTTGCTAGTTCCCATGATTATCGGGTTCTGGCTGCAAAGCAGCATCTTCCGAAATGAGCGGGGGCGTCAGGCATATCGTGATTTTCAGCATGCGATTGAAGAGATGAACTCAACAGGGGTTGAGTACGTAAGAGGAATGCCGGCGGTAAAAGTATTCGGTATTACAGCGGACTCGTTTCTCACCTTTAAACAGGCAGTAACTCGTTATCGCGATATCTCGTTGAGAATAACCGATTTATGTAAAACGTCGTATGGCATGTTTTTCATCATCATAATTTCGCTGGTTACCTTTATTGTTCCGATCGGCATTTTACTTTCCAGCGGAAACGCAGGCAATCAGTCTTTTGCGATCACCTTTATTCTATTTCTGATCATTACACCAAGTTTGTCCGCGCCACTCTTGAAGCTGATGTATCTGGGCAGTGGCATGCGTGAGATCGTGGAAGGTCAGAATCGAATCAAGGCTGTATTTGCCGAGTCGGTTGTACAGGAACCTCTCTCTCCGCAAGTGCCCGATACATATGAGGTGGCTTTTCGGCAGGTATCCTTTGCTTATGAACAAAAGGATAGCGAAGCGTTCAAACCTGTACTTCAAGAAGTTGATTTTGTAGCTAAAGCAGGAGAAATGACCGCATTGGTTGGACCTTCGGGTGGCGGAAAATCTACCATTGCCAATCTGCTTCTGCGTTTCTGGGACGTGCAGCAAGGCGAAATTACAATTGGCGGGGTTCCTATTCAGGAAATGGGGACAGAGAAGTTAATGGAGACGGTTTCGTTTGTATTCCAGGACGTACATCTGTTCTACGACACGATTGAGGAAAATATCCGCATGGGCAATACAGCTGCATCGCGGGATGATGTCATTGCTGCGGCTCGAACAGCTTGTTGTCATGAGTTTATTGAGAATCTGGATGAGGGATATGACACCAAAATTGGAGAAGGTGGTACGTACCTGTCTGGTGGTGAAGCTCAACGGATTGCCATTGCGAGAGCTTTACTCAAGGATGCTCCCATTCTTGTATTGGATGAAGCGACAGCATATGCGGATGCAGAAAATGAACATAAGATCCAGCAAGGACTGGCCCAACTAGTTCAAGGTAAAACGGTCCTGATTATTGCTCATCGTCTAACAACGATTCGGGCAGCTGAACAGATTCTGGTCATTCGTCAGGGTACCATTGTTGAGCGAGGTACACATGATCAATTACGCGAGGCAGACGGTTTGTATGAGAAGATGTGGCAGGCTCATATTCATGCAGCTTCGTGGAAGCTTGGAGGTGCGAAGCAATGA
- a CDS encoding ABC transporter ATP-binding protein, producing the protein MRNYLYNISGGNPRSLLPSIIAAILDGIAKIVPAALLVDIFNTIYKSFAEPDKGLDIQRMWVVCCILFAWLLVEYAAYSSLYDKTYRAAYSLAATGRLKLAEHIRHLSLGFFGKRDPGDLTNLILSDYGQVEHTISHNLSQLISAIVLPVLAFAGLLFVDWRMAVAMFIAVPLGVALLWMTDSIQARLSENHVRAKNEAASRLQEYLTGIREIKAHNMGGERFERLRRSFDELKSASIRLEGIMGPMIMGAMLLARSGMMWMILAGSYLLAGGELTLPIFLLFLLVGTKVFEPLTVALMSYGEMRYSAYSARRIMEVQQEAPMTGTGSVQPNQAISFDRVTFGYDDELPVLKNLSFTIPPHTITALVGPSGSGKSTVTRLIARFWDVQSGSITIGGQPINRMDPEKLLEDISVVFQDVYLFQDTIGNNIRVGKKEATQAEIEEAARRACCHEFIASLPQGYDTLVGEGGSTLSGGEKQRISIARALLKNASIVLLDEATASLDPENEAAVQQAINELVANKTVILIAHRLKTIQNADQILVLDQGQLVEQGTHEQLLLTSGIYSRLWQLQHDAEGWQVKVNV; encoded by the coding sequence ATGAGGAACTATTTATACAATATATCGGGTGGAAACCCCCGCAGTCTGCTTCCCTCCATCATAGCCGCCATTCTGGACGGGATTGCCAAGATCGTTCCGGCTGCGCTGCTCGTTGATATTTTCAATACGATATACAAATCCTTCGCTGAACCGGATAAAGGACTGGACATCCAGCGAATGTGGGTGGTGTGCTGCATTCTGTTTGCATGGCTTTTGGTGGAATATGCGGCTTACTCTTCTCTCTATGATAAAACTTATCGGGCAGCATACAGCCTCGCCGCAACGGGACGTTTGAAGCTGGCTGAACATATTCGTCATCTGTCATTGGGTTTCTTCGGCAAAAGGGACCCGGGAGATCTGACCAATCTGATTCTGAGTGATTATGGACAGGTAGAGCATACGATCTCTCACAATCTGTCACAGCTCATCAGCGCAATTGTGCTGCCGGTGTTGGCTTTTGCTGGACTGCTGTTTGTAGATTGGCGAATGGCAGTGGCGATGTTCATCGCTGTTCCACTGGGGGTGGCCTTGTTATGGATGACAGACTCCATTCAGGCTCGCTTAAGCGAGAATCATGTGAGAGCCAAGAACGAAGCGGCCAGTCGGCTGCAAGAGTATTTAACGGGTATTCGTGAGATCAAAGCCCACAATATGGGCGGAGAACGATTTGAACGACTGCGTCGTTCTTTTGACGAGTTGAAGTCGGCATCCATTCGGTTGGAAGGCATTATGGGTCCGATGATTATGGGCGCGATGTTGCTTGCGCGTTCCGGCATGATGTGGATGATTTTGGCGGGGAGTTATTTGCTTGCTGGCGGGGAATTGACATTGCCGATATTTTTGCTGTTTTTGCTAGTCGGTACCAAAGTGTTTGAACCTCTGACCGTTGCGCTGATGAGTTATGGCGAGATGCGGTACTCCGCATATAGTGCACGGCGCATTATGGAAGTGCAGCAGGAGGCGCCGATGACAGGAACAGGAAGCGTACAACCTAATCAGGCCATTTCGTTTGACCGCGTAACCTTTGGTTATGATGATGAGCTGCCTGTGCTGAAGAATTTGTCGTTTACCATTCCTCCGCACACCATTACTGCACTTGTAGGGCCTTCCGGCAGTGGTAAAAGTACGGTTACCCGTCTCATTGCGCGTTTCTGGGATGTGCAGTCAGGTTCCATTACGATTGGCGGGCAGCCAATTAACCGTATGGACCCGGAGAAACTGTTGGAGGATATCTCTGTTGTCTTCCAGGACGTATATCTGTTTCAGGATACAATCGGTAACAACATACGTGTAGGGAAGAAAGAGGCTACCCAGGCAGAAATTGAAGAAGCAGCACGTCGGGCTTGCTGTCATGAGTTTATCGCAAGTCTGCCTCAAGGATATGACACGTTAGTGGGAGAAGGAGGCTCGACGTTATCTGGTGGGGAAAAACAGCGTATATCGATTGCACGTGCGTTGTTGAAAAATGCATCCATCGTATTGCTGGACGAAGCTACGGCATCACTTGATCCAGAAAATGAAGCCGCAGTTCAGCAAGCGATTAACGAGCTGGTCGCGAACAAAACGGTAATTCTAATCGCTCATCGTTTGAAAACGATCCAAAATGCGGATCAGATCCTTGTCCTGGATCAGGGCCAGCTTGTGGAACAAGGAACGCATGAGCAATTATTGCTAACATCAGGTATCTATTCGCGTCTGTGGCAATTACAGCATGATGCCGAGGGATGGCAAGTAAAAGTAAATGTGTAG
- a CDS encoding ABC transporter substrate-binding protein codes for MLKRIHIWIALCSMLMLAACGTEQTSSQEVRSSEGTTQATTKVITNPNGEEVTIPLNPERIVDLSGSTEELLIVGKTPVATTSADYGQQDQITPPLKDKLDASTLVLGWLGSKFSIEAVTASNPDLIILGKDFNTDQYETLSLIAPTIVLPYSYYDWRERLTFLADTFGEETKKDEFLAKYDAKSAEWKQKLESAVNGESFAVIETYPNNLVIYSNKGAAEMLYGEWGLKRTEGIPEPEGWGGKQISIEALISVNPDQLVLMENSENKMEDSKVWNNMNAVKDGKIYKISSVDNYNYSYTAMGRMELMDRLGNLILEGQK; via the coding sequence ATGTTAAAACGAATTCATATATGGATTGCATTATGCTCCATGCTGATGCTTGCGGCTTGCGGAACTGAACAGACAAGCAGTCAGGAGGTTCGTTCGTCAGAGGGAACGACGCAAGCGACAACGAAAGTCATCACCAATCCAAATGGAGAAGAAGTCACAATCCCCCTTAATCCGGAGCGGATTGTGGATCTGTCCGGCTCAACAGAGGAATTACTGATCGTTGGCAAAACGCCTGTCGCAACAACCAGCGCCGATTATGGGCAGCAAGATCAGATCACTCCACCCCTTAAAGACAAGTTGGATGCAAGTACCTTGGTTCTGGGGTGGTTGGGCAGCAAATTCAGTATAGAAGCGGTGACTGCATCGAACCCGGATCTGATCATTCTGGGAAAGGATTTTAATACAGATCAGTATGAAACCTTATCCTTGATTGCACCGACAATTGTTTTGCCATACTCGTATTATGATTGGAGAGAACGTCTGACGTTCCTAGCAGATACGTTCGGAGAAGAAACCAAAAAGGATGAGTTCCTGGCTAAATATGATGCAAAGTCGGCTGAGTGGAAGCAAAAACTCGAATCGGCTGTGAACGGTGAATCTTTTGCGGTCATCGAAACCTATCCTAACAATCTGGTGATCTATTCGAATAAAGGTGCGGCAGAGATGTTGTACGGCGAGTGGGGCCTAAAACGTACAGAAGGTATTCCTGAGCCCGAAGGCTGGGGAGGCAAACAGATTAGTATAGAGGCGCTAATCTCCGTCAATCCGGACCAGCTGGTGCTGATGGAGAATAGCGAGAACAAAATGGAAGACAGCAAGGTGTGGAATAACATGAATGCCGTCAAGGATGGGAAGATTTATAAAATCTCCAGTGTAGATAACTACAATTATTCTTATACGGCTATGGGACGGATGGAGCTTATGGATCGTTTGGGTAACCTGATTTTGGAAGGACAGAAGTAA
- a CDS encoding RDD family protein yields MKGGIHLREAGFWVRLGANLLDGIIVSIPLAIVVGVLTGNFDNDEPLAKLLSGLYSILLPVLWSGRTIGKRICGIRIRKYDTHEPPGIGSMLMRVVVAGLVYGITFGIGFIASVIMVAVREDKRAIHDFIAGTEVVWD; encoded by the coding sequence ATGAAAGGAGGCATTCATTTGAGAGAAGCAGGTTTTTGGGTTAGATTAGGAGCAAACTTGTTAGATGGAATTATCGTTTCAATACCTTTAGCCATTGTTGTAGGTGTACTGACAGGAAATTTTGATAATGACGAGCCTTTAGCTAAACTACTGAGTGGATTATATTCCATTTTATTACCTGTATTATGGAGTGGCCGAACGATAGGAAAACGTATTTGCGGAATTCGAATTCGAAAATACGATACACATGAGCCCCCTGGAATTGGATCCATGCTCATGCGAGTTGTTGTTGCAGGACTGGTATATGGAATCACATTTGGCATTGGTTTCATTGCGAGTGTCATCATGGTTGCTGTACGAGAAGACAAACGTGCAATACATGATTTTATCGCAGGTACCGAAGTTGTCTGGGACTAA
- a CDS encoding extracellular solute-binding protein: MRRKVLSTSLMILLLGTTILGCSSGDSKTGEAEKETPSGSTEATTYPIQTDKTLTYWGEINGNLIGVKNSHSEIPFFQKWQEKTGVPLKFTAPPTGQVRESFNVMLASGDLPDMLEYNFIGDFPGGPEKAINDGYILKLNDLIDQYAPNLKKYLQDNPDIDKMVKTDSGSYYVFPFVRGDEYLRVFQGPIIRQDWLDELGLPVPETIDEWTTTLRAFKEKKGAAAPFSVVSKPRFFNDSGNGAFLGAFGVNRGFYQEDGQVKFGPAEEGFKEYLTLFQEWYKEGLIDKNISTADTKSVDGNLASGATGASVGNAGGGIGKWQPLVEANDPDAVLVAAPYPVLNKGDIPKFGQLNQGYASEGTVAITTAAKDPELAVRMLDYGYSEEGHMFFNFGEEGVSYNMEGDYPKFTDLLLKNPDKLAPAQAISLYARSSYNGPFVQDKRYAEQFFALQTQRDAIDVWKNTQAAKYNLPSITPTPEESSEYATIMNDINTLVDEMTIKIILGNEPVDQFESYVAKMKSLHLDRAIEIQTAALERYNNR; the protein is encoded by the coding sequence ATGAGAAGAAAAGTGTTATCTACGAGTTTGATGATCCTGTTATTAGGTACAACGATCCTGGGGTGTTCGTCCGGAGACAGTAAAACGGGCGAAGCTGAAAAAGAGACACCAAGCGGATCAACGGAAGCAACAACCTATCCGATTCAAACGGATAAGACGCTTACGTACTGGGGTGAAATTAACGGAAACTTGATCGGGGTCAAAAATTCGCACAGCGAAATTCCATTCTTTCAAAAATGGCAGGAAAAAACCGGTGTGCCACTCAAATTCACGGCACCACCGACAGGTCAGGTCAGAGAATCCTTTAACGTGATGCTGGCATCCGGGGATTTGCCAGACATGCTGGAGTACAATTTCATCGGAGATTTCCCCGGTGGACCGGAGAAAGCCATCAATGATGGTTACATCCTCAAGTTGAACGATCTGATTGACCAGTATGCTCCGAATCTGAAGAAATACCTGCAGGACAATCCGGACATCGACAAGATGGTCAAAACGGACAGTGGCAGCTACTATGTATTCCCTTTCGTTCGGGGAGATGAGTATCTTCGTGTCTTCCAGGGACCCATCATTCGTCAGGATTGGCTGGATGAGTTGGGACTGCCTGTTCCGGAAACGATTGATGAGTGGACAACAACTCTAAGAGCCTTCAAAGAGAAAAAAGGCGCAGCCGCTCCGTTCTCTGTAGTAAGTAAGCCACGATTCTTTAACGATTCCGGTAATGGTGCTTTCCTTGGCGCCTTCGGTGTAAACCGCGGATTCTATCAGGAAGACGGACAGGTCAAATTTGGTCCTGCGGAAGAAGGTTTCAAAGAATACTTGACGTTATTCCAGGAATGGTACAAAGAAGGTTTGATTGATAAAAACATCTCCACAGCAGATACCAAATCCGTTGACGGTAACCTCGCTTCGGGTGCTACTGGCGCTAGTGTTGGTAACGCAGGCGGAGGTATCGGCAAATGGCAGCCGCTCGTAGAAGCAAATGATCCGGATGCCGTTCTGGTCGCTGCACCATATCCGGTACTTAACAAAGGGGATATTCCTAAATTCGGCCAGCTTAATCAAGGTTATGCCTCGGAAGGTACGGTTGCCATCACGACGGCAGCCAAGGACCCGGAACTTGCCGTTCGCATGCTGGATTATGGTTACAGTGAGGAAGGGCACATGTTCTTCAACTTCGGTGAAGAGGGTGTCAGCTATAACATGGAAGGCGATTATCCGAAATTCACGGACTTGCTGCTGAAGAATCCGGATAAACTCGCTCCTGCACAAGCGATTTCACTATATGCCCGCAGCAGCTATAACGGTCCGTTTGTTCAAGACAAACGTTATGCCGAGCAGTTCTTTGCATTACAGACTCAGCGCGATGCCATTGATGTATGGAAGAATACACAGGCCGCCAAATATAATCTGCCTTCAATCACACCTACACCTGAAGAAAGCTCCGAATATGCGACCATCATGAATGATATCAACACGCTCGTCGATGAGATGACCATCAAGATCATTCTGGGTAACGAACCAGTGGATCAATTCGAGAGCTATGTTGCAAAAATGAAATCGTTACATCTGGATCGAGCTATTGAAATCCAAACAGCAGCACTCGAACGCTACAACAACCGGTAA